acattataatatttataattagatagCTTTATATACCTACTAGGACGGTACTCAAATATGGAAAACTGAAGCAAGCGAAGGTGGAATCTGTGCTACCGGTTGTTTACATCGACAATCAACTTCGGTACTTTTTGGAACGCTGGATGGTTCATGCTTGGCCTTGCAACAATCTTCCGGACAGATTACGTGGAAGCGTAAATTGCAGGATCCGATTTTCGTCGCGCCTGTCGTTCTTCGGACTGGATACGTCTTATTTTGTTCGGTGGCCGGAGCATTGTGTTGTTTCGACATCGAAACTGATTGTCAGGTCAGGTATATAACTACCTGTCTCTTTTTTGTGTCGATGTCCGttgtaataacattttttgttattgcaGATTTGGCGATACGTGATACATGGCAATGTGTTTTCGTATCCCGTGATATGGAATGTCGAGTCTACAAACGAGTATGTTGTTTTGGCTAGCCataacaaacatatatattgtttcgAGATGTCACAGAAGATGACAGAAGGCAatgaacaaaaattgaaatatacgtTACAATTGCCTTCGCCTATTTTTGCGACTCCTTGGTGCGAAGATGGACGTATGTTTGTAGCATGTACAAATGGCATTCTTAAAGTATTCGATTTTTCGGAAGGTAAATTGTTGGCAACCAAGCAACTTCCCGGTGAAACGTTTTCCTCGCCAGTTGTTCACAACGATCTCATTATCTTAGGATGCCGAGATAACAATCTTTACGTTTTGAGTTTGTGTGCAACatgacgtaaaaataaaatttctgtgtACTAAATGCAAATATCGCTACAAGTTGTTAACATTCTTCCCGATTTTGAGCGAGACTGGTCAGCAAATCGCAAAAAGTACACGATTAATACAATATCATTTATTCTATTCTGCTCTCGTGTGTTACAAGTTGATGGTTGATAATTGTGAAAGGTGTATCCGCTGCATCGAGATAAATGTTCATTATCTGAGTATTCTTTTCCATTCTTTCCACAGATTTTTGTACGTAGTGTGATATTGCATGTGCCATTGTAGTAACCCATGAGAGAGTGCAAGCAAAAGAGTGAATCTAGGAAAACGGCTGATcatccttttcttcttttggCATTAGTCTACTATTAATTTATCGTTCATTTATTCGATAAACATATGCAAGTATTTGCGCTCTTCTTTTTATCAGGTAacgacataataataataataatattattacaagataCGCCCGCAggtttttattatgcaaaagaaataatcCGGATCTCAAGCTCACACGaaacaacaatatttcaacGACTCCAccttctcatatatatatatatatatatatatatatatatatatatatatatatatatatatatatatatatatatgtatgtatatatatctttatatttttataatatatactatatagatctataatatctatatataatgtgaaatGCTTGGCCGCTCCGGAGAGTTTGGATATCTTCTTTTTCGTTCCAACGTTTCGATATCAATCTTTTTCTACTTTCCATCGATTTTATCTCAAGTATAGAAACATGTGACTTTCCTATCTCTAATTCTGTTTTTCGAACGCACGTTGAAAATATCTAATAGATTTGTTTTCTAAATAAACATCTTAATTCTGTTTTTCGAACGcacgttaaaaatatctaatagatTTGTTTTCTAAATAAACATCTCTTCAATAAGAGTaaacaaatatagaatatGAAACATAGTTATATGTACGCGAATATCGCGAATAtcgcgaaatataatatttattatttattatttatgcattttttttcctaattttACTAGACAATCGACAAGCAATGGAGAGTCATCGATGGAACATTTACGTCCGTAAATCTCGGCGATTTGTATAAAACTAAATCATTGCTTAATCACTTTGTTCGATAAATGCAACTTAGACAACCTATAGGTAATTAACATTCAGACAACATAAACTTTCCCAGATTCACACAATTTCCGAAATTTTCCGGAAACGTTTCGTCTATATCTATAGAAATTCTAAATCTAGACAGATATGAtactttatattgtttatcatTAATCAATTGTTAACggtgtattgtattttttatgtagtGATGCATTTATAGATTCCTTTTTGTACAGTGTAATTTACTGATGAATCTTCTGCTATACTtcgatacattaaaatattatgcatatatattgtatacacgCAGTGACACGGACGTCTCGAGATtatctctatctttttttattatcttctgTTCGAATGTATATTGGCAGATTAGATTTAAgtttcatgtaaaatataaatttacaagagGAGATCTAACCTTATAATCCGGTACTTGAAGTCGTAGAAATATAGTCCGAGTTCTTCCATGTAAATGTAATAGAGAATTCGTGTCGCTTTTGAACAGGACTTTGTTGAAGAATTCGTGGAAATAACAGGAGATAAGATTAGGACGAAGTaggagacagagagagagaatttagcCAAACTTTACCttcgttttttttatcctctatCAAAGAGAACCTACATAATTAGGCACAGGTCTGCTCGCAAGCGTGACATCTGTTTCGTGATATCTGCCTTGAGACACTGTCGCATGCCGACGGCAGTCGGCGATCATCGAGCGATGGTTTCTTGTTTACTCGAATACGCAAATTCACTGAGCGCTTCGATTTTCCCATGGTGTAATGTGGTGTAAAATGCATGCGCATACTCGGTAATTACGGTTACTGATCCTCGTCGCCGAGCTCCTGCTTAACCTTGTTAAAATCAAATTCCTCGCCAGTGGCACGCTTGAATATATCAAGCACATCCAAGCAGGTCGTCTCAAAGTGCGTGGTTGCGTCATAACTGGTAGATATGAATATCTGACTGTTAAGACCGTCGTCCACCGGCACCATATAGTCGGAGATGCTGACAAACTTCTGTTTGATTGGACCGAGCAAGTCCAAACCGGGTTTAATCTCAACCTCTGGATTCTTCGTCTCCACTGTGGTCGAAACCATAGCTATAAACCAGCCCTTCGCCGCTACTTGATGAGTATGCGACACAAGAGACACATAGATGTCGGAATTGCGACCGACCTGTGGAAAAAAGAGAAgtgtttgaatatataaaacaaataggaAATTCTTACAAATgttacgataataaaattcacatcTATGTGAATAAATGATttacaaagtattttatattagactttaaaatgtaaaaccgATTCTTATAgagttaaaatgaaaaaaggcTATATCAGAATATGATATAGCCTCTCCTATGATACAACTCCTAAAAGCTTAACATACACTTGAGggaaaaaatgcataatatttaattacctGCTTCTGAGGAATGATGATTTGCGTGGACAGCGCGTCGCCCGTGCTCGGAATCGGATGATCCATGAGACATATGCATCTTATCACCTGACCGACCTTTTTCACGCTATCGGCTACGTACGTAGGATCACAAAAAACTTGTTTACATTGAGCTACCTCATCTCCGGAACGGACGCCGACCACCTAGGAAAAATAATGATCACCTTCAGTGACTGAGTTTAGTTACGGAGATATGGCAAACGTGTAACGAGACACTTACCTTGCCGTCCTTCATAACAATTTCGTCGATCGGCTTGTCCAGCATGTATGTACCGCCGTAAATGGCGCTGAGTCGGGCGAATCCCTGAGGAAGTTCGCCCAGACCGTACAGCGGGTAGAGATACGGCGACTTTCCATATCGCGCTAAACTATCgctgtataatttaattcttctaaTGGTGATTATCGCGGTTTGGCTTATATAGTCGTCATCCCTGATTAGaaggcaaatatttttttgaaaataaatattaatagatagatatttcataatttgaacTTGTATTCTTATAAAGCATTCTCGACAATAAAAACCAATGTGTTTATTTTATGAGTTCGTTTAATGTCATgacaatttactttttttgaaGTAAGCCTTGAATTATTACCTATACAACGCTAACGCGTGCCCAGTAAAGTCTTGCGTATTTTTGTCGAGACTGAATTTGTTGTAGAGCGCGCTCATATTGTTGTTGAAGGGGTCGAAGCCGTCCCACGTCTTCGGATCGTCCTCTTGCATATTCTGCACCCACATTAGGAAGCTGCGGAACCGCCGCTTCTCGAACAGACCCATCAGATCGCTGGACAGAGCCTCCTGCTGATCAATCGGTACCTTGGAGATCTTGCCCGATTTGTACACATATGAGCCCTCCACTGACTTGAATTCCAGATAACGTGTCACGCCCGTGTGAATGAGTAGCTTGACGAGAAGACCGTTTGCCATCAGAAACTTAGGAATCAGATCGACATTCCAGTCCCGGCCACGGCCATAACTCTCATCCGGCGACGGGGCCTTGAATTTTCTAAACAACGTAAACATGATTATGAGTAAGcgcgataatataaaacatagccacataataattaattttaatgtcataaatttatctatagaGTATATTACAACAacgttttaaataacataatgtacaataataaaatttgataaaaataaattataaaactataaaatttaattaaagtaattgcTTTTCACGAGATAATTAGGCGTTAAATGTCTCCTTTATCTCTTAATTAGTTTATGCGAATTTAACAGGAAGAAAAATTAGgtcatgaaaattaataataggcTCTACCACAAACAAGTTATCAACTAATTAGTCCACAGTTCCTTgttcaattttatcaattgtaattaaacGCTCATGTTGGATGCTCCTTTTCATAGGCTTTATTTGtattcagaataaaaattatttttgcaataagtGGTTCTGtagtataaagtaataaaatacgGCGTAAATGTTATTCATGAATCGACAATCGTTGCATTCATCCAGTTAACAGTATCCAGTTAACAACTTGTCACGAGTGATGATTGTGCGATATCGTAAAGGTGACGCGAGCATCAAGGACAGCAATTTATGATAACGCGATAGGTATGAATTATCTGTGCGATGATGATTTATTGGGAGCTTGCAATGGTCTCTTCGTTATTGTTTTCTCCATATAAATGACGCAAAGTGCGAATCCATAGAGGAATACGTTGCGTACAGCGTAAACGCAATTGCGTAACTTTATGGACGACGTAGAAGTATGTCGTACACGTCGTAATTATCCAATTATTCTTTTTGCGCAatccattaattttatttctgtccCTTGTGTAAAGTGTAAagtctatattaattttaattttatacattttaattaattttatatttattatacaaaaaactttttactcCTGTATAAAGAGATCTAGATCcattttagttttatacacattttaattaattttatatttagtatacaaaaaatgtatgcaaaaaaattactcaaattcttgtgtgtatatatatattaaaaaatacaatgtacTGTACGTGTTGAAGAGAGATACAATTATTGCACGAGCACGTGAAAAAGTACGTAAAGAGAAATATGCATTACACGGTGTGTGTCTATTCGCAGTTCATAATTGAGGCTAATTACTTTTTCTGCTTGTCCAGATTCATCAGATTTGCATTCGTAATCGCGAGACGGAAAGCTACCGGGATTCGCGTGTTGTGACGTGCGTTTTTCCGCGAAGCACATAATTACGTGCAATCTCTTCGAAACGGTCGTCGTTCCGCTTTCCATCTGCATTCGGCGCGAATGGAGCTGCCTCCTCCTCCTGCTTCTCCTCGACGAACTTTCATGTTTCGCGCGCGTTGCTGTACAAAAGAATGTAACGGATATATCAAATGCTGGCAACAGGATATCCGTGTTTTTCACAGGTGACATTGCACCTTTACATCAGAATGTGCAGTCGCTACATAATGAAACCTTTGGTGAAGGAAACGGAAAAGGGGAAAGatttcagagagagagaaagggaagacCATAATCGTGAACTTTTGACACTTGATcgcattttttgtttaatacgATTATCATGAAACGACCGAAAGAAGGAATGCCGACGAAATTGCGAGAAAACATCTCGTTATCTCTCTCCTCTGTTCTTTATGTATCACAATAACGTGCCATGTGCATTTCGTACAATTACATCTACAGAGTTAACTCTTATcgcaatttttattgcaatacaggagactaaaatttattaataaatttatgaataaattaaattatttaaaattattcacaaacattcacacaataaaataattatctgttagaatatttaatatcgagCGTAGCTTTCGccatgaaattaatttaaactcgttaatgatttatattgaaagataTTCTGTAATGCGGAAATTTcgcaaaaaattgtatatataaccgagaaaaaaagaaaaaaaaaaaaaaaaaaaaagaaaagaaggaaggTGTGAAAATAATCATTGTAGTGGATCCAAAGTCCAAAGTCTGACATAATCATATTTGTTATACAACATGTACAACAAACATGATGCTACAATGATAAACAAGAATGgcaatattttgtattgaattaataataattatacggaAAAATGTTCCTTATGCGAATAGCGATGCAGCAAATCGATGTAGAATGCATGTAGATTCTGTGGATTTGTGTAGATATGTATGTAAGTTGAAATATACTGAATCATGTCAACATGTTACTATAATGATATCGCTTGTCGGAAGTTTCTCAATAATAAATGTCGACGAACGTGGTTAACAAGGTCGTTATGTTTGGGAAAAGTATGAAAACTTGacacaagagagagagagagagagaataaaataagaaaaggatTAGAAATCAGAAAAGAGCgcaaataagaaaagaaaataaataaaagcagagaaaaaggaaagaaactaaaagtattaaaaaagaaaaataaataataaataataaataattgaaataaaaataaaagcaaacaaTAAATAGAACGCAAAAAGCTTTATTGTTACTTAATTtcctctttatatatttatattattttttatacccagaataaaaaaagtacgctcgcgcttttaataataaaagaggaAAATGCAGCTATAAAAACAGAGCTAGAGTATAAAACGGGAGCGCGATATAAATTACatcgagataaaaattaacatcttGGCGAATAGATGAAATCGAAGAATTTAATGTAGGACAAAATTTCATCGCAGTAATGACAATTTCGCCACGTTCGATCGAGCAagctccctctctctctctctctctctctctttctcacgtGTAGGGCGGATACcgtttcttcctctcttcctcttgtTCTTGCTCTCTCTTTACACTCAATGTGTAATTGTTGCGAGGCTGACCGAACTTTCCGTTACGTACTTTCGACCGGTAGCAACGACCGGAATTCGTAATTAGTGTTGGGCGCTTGCAGTACTCGCTATACTTAGAATTAAATACAGTCTCCGTTTCTGTGCTCCAAAATATTCTAACATCGTATAAATAAATCCATTAGAGCTTCCGTCTCTTCAGCTTCCCCTTTTTTccctacattttttattaagtttggtattttattgaattgtaacgtattttaattgcttttttttttttttttaatttctgatagttatatataatttatttgagatAGCATAATTACTGTGTTTTTGCTCTTATTTGCCGTgtttatgttctttttttgtatttagtGTTAGTTTATAATTCAGAGCCAGCTTTCGCTTTCTTCCTATTTTctgtaatgaataatatagaggaaatacaagataaataaattttttaaatgacatcAGAATGCTCAAGacactttttttaaaagtatcttttttataaaagtcttTTTAACATAggtactaattatttttaaaaacaataagtgatataatattattcatctaCGGGCCGATTTCACTAAAATCGATTAACTTTAAACTATACCTTTGTCTCTTTCAAACAAgtttgagagaaagaaataaaacataatttgaaCCAAGGTTAAAGTTAATTGACGCTGATGAAATTAGAATAacctaataatattatttttaacaaataacgttgataaagattaatatcaaaataaacatACTAAAGATCATGCAAATTTTCGTCAAAACGGAATaattactgtatatatatatatatatatatatatatatatatatatatatatatatatgcgagtatataatgtatatatataatttatatatatacattatattctaatgcaatttatgatttacaagaaagtaaaatttatcagagagagaaagagagaaatattccTGCATCGAGCATCTCAACATCGACTTCGATGAATCGCGAAACGAGAAGAGCGTTCGGACAATTCGCAGCGTCGATTCGCGCGCGCCGTGGAAATGTGGGCTCGAGAATCGATATACTTCCCCTCCCCTTTTCTCCCCCCCTGCTGTATACGACGCAGTTCCGACAATTCGATGCGTTCCC
This sequence is a window from Anoplolepis gracilipes chromosome 10, ASM4749672v1, whole genome shotgun sequence. Protein-coding genes within it:
- the Gdi gene encoding rab GDP dissociation inhibitor beta → MNEEYDAVVLGTGLKECILSGMLSVSGKRVLHIDRNKYYGGESASITPLEDLFGKFKAPSPDESYGRGRDWNVDLIPKFLMANGLLVKLLIHTGVTRYLEFKSVEGSYVYKSGKISKVPIDQQEALSSDLMGLFEKRRFRSFLMWVQNMQEDDPKTWDGFDPFNNNMSALYNKFSLDKNTQDFTGHALALYRDDDYISQTAIITIRRIKLYSDSLARYGKSPYLYPLYGLGELPQGFARLSAIYGGTYMLDKPIDEIVMKDGKVVGVRSGDEVAQCKQVFCDPTYVADSVKKVGQVIRCICLMDHPIPSTGDALSTQIIIPQKQVGRNSDIYVSLVSHTHQVAAKGWFIAMVSTTVETKNPEVEIKPGLDLLGPIKQKFVSISDYMVPVDDGLNSQIFISTSYDATTHFETTCLDVLDIFKRATGEEFDFNKVKQELGDEDQ